A segment of the Mycobacterium intracellulare ATCC 13950 genome:
CAAGGTCGAGATCCGGGCAGCCTCCTCGTCGGCCCCGGCCTCCCTCAACGACACCAAGCTGCTGGCTCAGGCCTTCACGCTCAAGCCCGGCCACAACGTCATCCCGGTCAGAGCAGGTTCGCCGACGTCGAATCTGCTGGTCTGGATCTCCACGCTGGGAACCACGAACGGCAAGAGCCAGGCCGGCTTTTTCGAGATCACGGTCCAGGCCGCGTCCTGATCCGCGCGCGTTCCACACACTCACACCACCGCTCCCGAGTGAAGTGCCGCCCGATACGGGATTAGTTAATGTCCGCCCGTGGGCTTCGGGGGAGACGTCAAGCGGGACCGCAGTGACGCCGAGCTGCTGGCGGCCCATGTGGCGGGTGACCGCTACGCCTTCAGCGAGCTCTTCCTGCGTCACCAGCGCCACCTGCACCGGCTTGCCCGGCTCACCACTCGCACCCCCGAGGACGCCGAAGACGCGCTGCAAGACGCCATGCTCTCCGCGCACCGCGGCGCTGGCGCGTTCCGGCACGACGCCGCCGTCGGCAGCTGGCTGCACCGCATCGTGGTCAACGCCTGCCTGGACCGGCTGCGCCGCACCAAGGCCCACCCGACCGTTCCGCTGGAGGACGTCTACCCGGTCGCCGATCGGACCGCCCAGGTCGAGACGACGATGGCGGTGCAGCGCGCCTTGATGCGCCTTCCCCTCGAGCAACGGGCCGCGGTGGTGGCCGTCGACATGCAGGGCTACTCGGTGGCCGACACCGCCAGGCTGCTCGGCGTCGCCGAGGGCACGATCAAGAGCCGGTGTGCTCGCGGCCGCGGCCGCCTCGCCGAACTACTCGGCTACCTCAACGCCGGCGCCCACGCCACACCGGAGGGCGCTACCGGCCAGGCCTGACCGTCGCCGCGCGGGCCCATCCGTGGCCATCCGCCGGCGCATGACGGACACTGGGTCCGATGGATGCGGCGGACAACGACGGGGCGGATCACCGCAGCGCGGAATCGGACCCGCCGCTGACCGTCGAACTGCTCGCCGATTTGCAGGCCGGCGCGCTCGACGACGAGGCCGCCGCCCGGGTCCGCCGGCAGGTCCGCGCCGATCCGCAGGCCGCGGGCGTGCTCGCCGCGCTGAACCGGGTGCGTCGCGATCTCGCCGCCGTGGGCGCCGACCCGGCCTGCGCACCGGACCCGCCCCCGGGTGTCGCCGCCCGGATCTCGGCGGCCCTGCGATCCGCGGAGCCCCCGCCCGGACGGGCCGCCCACTCCGCACGCCCGCGGCTCCGGCCGGCGCGCCTCATCGCGGCGGTCGCCGGTCTGTGCGCCGCGCTGGCCGCGATCGGCTTCGGCACAGTCGCGCTCCTGCACGCTCCCGAACCCGCCCCGAGCACCCCGGGCGACGTCCAGCACATCACGGTGTCGACGCCGCCGATGGAGGTCCCGCTCTCCGCGGACGAAATCCTCGGCCTGCTCGACCGCGCACCCGACTTCGGCTCCTCCGGAGGCACGCTCAGCGACCCCGCCCGGCGCGCCTCCTGCCTCACCGGCCTCGGCTATCCGGCGGCCACACAGGTGCTGGGCGCGCGCCCGGTCGAGGTCAACGCGCGCCCCGGCGTCGTTCTGGTGATACCCGGCGACAGCCCGCACGTCCTGGCCGTCTACGTCGTGTCACCAAATTGCAGCGCCGCCGATACCGGGCTGTTGGCCAATACCCAGGTGCCGCGCCCCTAATGTGGTGCCATGGGCGGTGCCCCCGCTGTTGCGAACTCCCGGGAACAGCCGTACCCACGCTGGCGTTTATACGGGTCCAGAGACGATCGCTCGAAAGGTTTTCATGACCGCCGACACTGTGCATGACGTGATCATTATTGGTTCGGGTCCTGCTGGGTATACCGCGGCGTTGTATGCGGCGCGGGCGCAGTTGGCGCCGGTGGTGTTTGAGGGGACGTCGTTTGGTGGGGCGTTGATGACGACCACCGAGGTGGAGAATTATCCGGGTTTTCGTGACGGGATCATGGGTCCGGAGTTGATGGATCAGATGCGTGAGCAGGCGTTGCGGTTTGGTGCTGATCTGCGCATGGAAGTCGTCGAATCGGTGTCGCTGGAGGGTGCGGTGAAGTCGGTGACCACCAGCGAGGGAGACACCGTGCGCGGACGGGCGGTGATCTTGGCGATGGGCGCGGCGGCCCGGTATTTGGGGGTGCCCGGGGAGCAGGAGTTGCTAGGTCGTGGGGTGTCGTCGTGTGCGACCTGTGATGGGTTCTTTTTCAAGGATCAAGACATCGCGGTGATCGGTGGTGGGGATTCGGCGATGGAGGAGGCCACGTTTTTGACCCGCTTTGCCCGCAGTGTGACGTTGGTGCATCGCCGCGAGGAGTTCCGGGCCTCGCGGATCATGTTGGAGCGGGCCCGGGCCAACGACAAGATCACCTTCCTGACCAATAAGGCGGTCGAGGCGGTCGAGGGTGCCGAGACGGTGACGGGGTTGCGGTTGCGTGACACGGTGAGCGGTGCGGAGTCGACGTTGGCGGTGAGCGGGGTGTTCGTGGCCATCGGGCATGACCCGCGTTCGGAGTTGGTGCGCGAGGTGCTCGACACCGACGCGGATGGGTATGTGTTGGTGCGTGGGCGCACTACCAGTACCTCGATCGAGGGGGTGTTCGCCGCCGGGGATCTGGTGGATCGCACCTACCGCCAAGCCGTGACCGCCGCCGGCAGCGGCTGTTCGGCCGCCATCGACGCCGAACGCTGGCTCGCCGACCACGAAGAGTCCAGCGCCGCCGCCCAGGGCGACGCAACCGAATTTCCGGGCAGTACCGACACATTGATTGGAGCACCACAATGACCGATGCCGAAAAGGCCGGGGCCACAATAGAAGTCTCGGACGCATCATTTTCAACCGAGGTGCTGTCCAGCAATAAGCCTGTGCTAGTGGACTTTTGGGCCACATGGTGCGGACCCTGCAAAATGGTGGCGCCGGTCCTCGAGGAGATCGCCGGCGAGCGCAGCGATCACCTCACCGTCGCCAAGCTCGACGTGGACGCCAACCCCGAAACCGCCCAGAACTTCCAGGTCGTCTCCATCCCCACCATGATCTTGTTCAAGGATGGCCAACCGGTGAAGCGGATCGTCGGCGCCAAGGGCAAGGCGGCACTGCTGCGCGAGCTTTCTGACGCGGTCCCCGGCCTCAGCTGATCATTTCGATCGTCGCACCACGCCCCGGCGCATAGCCTGGGGTTTTCTGGAATTCGCGAACCGTCTGCGACAATACGGTTAGCTGTTGCCCATCTATGAGCGTGTCAGTTTGTCCCGGAGGGCCCTTGGTATGTCGAGTCCGCGCCGCGAATACGGCGACGCGCTGCGCTGTGGTGACCGCAGCGCCGCTGTGACCGAGATCCGGGCCACCCTCGCCTCATTGGGGATGCTGGACGGCTCCGACGACGAGGATCTCACTACCGGCCGGCACGTGGCCCTGGAACTCTTCGACGCCGAACTTGACCAGGCAGTTCGCGCTTTCCAACAGCATCGCGGGCTGCTCGTGGACGGCATTGTCGGCGAGGCCACCTACCGCGCGCTCAAGGAGGCGTCCTACCGACTGGGCGCTCGCACGTTGTATCACCAATTCGGCGCCCCCCTCTTCGGTGACGACGTCGCCACGCTGCAGGCACGGCTGCAGGATCTCGGTTTTTACACCGGCCTGGTCGACGGCTATTTCGGGTTGCAGACACACAACGCTTTGATGTCGTATCAGCGCGAGTACGGGCTGTCGGCCGACGGTATCTGCGGCCCGGAAACGTTGCGCTCCTTGTACTTTCTGAGTTCACGGGTCACCGGCGGGTCGCCCCACGCGCTTCGCGAAGAAGAACTGGTGCGCCGTTCGGGTCCCAAGCTGTCGGGCAAGCGCATCATCATCGATCCGGGCCGCGGCGGTGCGGATCACGGCCTGATCGTGCACGGTGCGTCCGGTCCGGTCAGCGAAGCGGATGTGTTGTGGGACTTGGCGAGTCGACTTGAGGGCCGAATGACCGCCATCGGGATGGAGACCTTTCTGTCCCGTCCGGTCAACAGCAGCCCCTCGGACGCCGAGCGTGCGGCCACCGCCAACAATGTCGGCGCCGACCTGATGATCAGCCTGCGCTGCGAAAGTCAGCTCAGCGCCGCGGCCAACGGGGTGGCGTCCTTTCACTTCGGCAACTCCCATGGCTCGGTGTCCACCATCGGCCGCAACCTGGCCGACTTCATTCAGCGAGAAGTGGTGGCACGCACGGGTTTACGGGATTGCCGCACGCACGGCCGGACGTGGGATCTGCTGCGTCTGACCCGCATGCCGACGGTCCAGGTCGACATCGGATACATCACCAACCCGCGCGACCGCGCCATGCTGGTCTCTACCCAGACCCGCGATGCCATCGCCGAGGGAATCCTCGCCGCGGTCAAGCGGCTCTACCTGCTGGGCAAGAACGACCGGCCCACGGGCACATTCACTTTCGCCGAGCTACTGGCCCACGAATTGTCGGTGGAGCGCACCAGCCAGCTGGGCGGTTCGTAGCCCCTCAACCACCCAGGGTGGTTCCCAACGCATTCCCCGCCGTGGAGCCGGCCCCGACCGGCTGCTCCAGATGCGCGCTTTCCAGCAGACGTTCGAGGGCCGCCTCGACTTCGGCCTTCCATCCCAGGCCCTTGTCGAGCTCGAGGCGCAGCCGCGGGAAATACGTATGTGGTGCCACCACAACGAATCCCGCGTCTTTCAAGAATTCCGCGTCCATCACACAGCGCTCTACCGAGCAATCGCCGACGGCCTCCAACACCGCCCGCACATCGGGACCCACCAGTCGCGGATCCTGTAATTCCGACGCCGCCGGGGTGCGGCCGAACGCCTCGAGCGCCCGCACGCCGCGTCGCACCAACTCGTCGATGACCCGGGCGATCAAGCCGTGCGGCAGGTCGTCGGCGGCGGGGCCGGGTTCGATGCCCATCGACGTCAGCATCACCGCGTCCGCGGATACCGGGCCGGTCGGAAATCGTTGCGCCCGCGGCACCGCCCGCGGCGGCGCGTAGAACACATAGCCCAGGCACGGCGGCTCGGCCTGGCTTCGCTCGTCGGGGATCGCGGTCGCCACCTGACCGCACGAGCCCCACTCCAGCATGACCATGGACAGCCACGCTTCTTTTTCGAATTCGGGGTCGGTGAGGTGATCCTGGTTGCCGAGGGTCGCCGGATCGACTTCCCAGAACACGCACCGGCGCGCGTGCTTGGGAAGCTGCTCGAAGGCCTCGAGCCGCAGCGGCATGATTCGAGCGGACACTAGCCTCCTGCTCCTGTGCGGTACGGCAGCCATCTGCACCGACAACCCCTCCAGGATAGGAGAGGTGGTCGTGATCGGGCCAGCTTTAGCCCGGCCACATGCGTCGGGGTGCCCGAACCGCCGCAATAACGCGGTCGCGGGCGGTCGGTCATCGAAAGTCGTTGCTACCCATGCTGTTTCGCCAAATCGCGGCATCGGGGCGCGGAAATTTCTCGCCGCGTCGGCCCCAGTGTCACAGTGACGTAATTACACCGTGTCCTAGCTCAGGCCTTCGGCGGGGACATGACCTCGATGATTCGCTGTAGGTCGTCCACCGACCCGAACTCGACGACGATCTTGCCCTTGCGTTTGCCCAGGCTGACCGTCACTCGGGTATCGAAGGCGGTCGAGAGCCGGTCGGCGACATCTTGCAGGCCGGGCATCTGGATCGGCTTGCGCCGCGGGGGCGTCGGCGCGGTCGCGCCGGACCGGTTGGCCAGCGTGACCGCCTCCTCCGTGGCCCGCACCGACAATCCCTCCGCGACGATGCGGGTGGCCAGTTCCTCTTGGGCCTCGGGACCGGCCTCCAGGGACAGCAGTGCGCGGGCATGCCCGGCGGACAGGACCCCGGCGGCCACGCGCCGCTGCACCGCGATCGGCAGCTTGAGCAACCGGATCATGTTGGTGATCAACGGCCGCGACCGCCCGATGCGGGCCGCCAGTTCATCGTGGGTGACCCCGAACTCGTCGAGCAGCTGCTGGTAGGCGGCCGCCTCTTCCAAGGGGTTCAGCTGCACGCGGTGGATGTTTTCCAACAGGGCGTCGCGCAGCAGATCGTCGTCGCCGGTCTCGCGCACGATCGCGGGGATGGTCGCCAGCCCGGCCTCCTGGGCCGCCCGCCAACGCCGCTCCCCCATCACGATCTGGTAGCGCGCACCGCTGGCCGAATCCTTGACGGCCCGCACCACGATCGGCTGCAAGAGCCCGAACTCGCGGATGGAGTGCACCAGCTCCGCCAGCGCTTCCTCGTCGAAGACCTGACGGGGCTGACGGGGGTTGCGCTCGATATCGGCCGGCGCGATCTCGCGGTAGACCGCCCCCATGGAAGCGGTGGCCGACGCGTCCTGCGGCGGCGGTCCGCCGATCAAGACGTCGGCGGCCGCGTCCCCCATCCGGGGGCCGAGGGTCGCCGGACCGGAATCACCTTCCGCGGGACCGGTCGGAATTAGCGAAGCCAGGCCCCGGCCGAGGCCACCCTTTTTGCGTAACGGCTGCGTCATGGTCGTCCCTTCACGGATGGTGGTCAATCGCGCTCGGCGAGTTCGCGGCTCGCGTCGAGGTAGCTCATCGCCCCGCGGGAACCGGGGTCGTAATCGATGATGGTCATGCTGTAGCCCGGCGCCTCGGAAACCTTCACGCTGCGCGGAATCACCGTCCGCAGCACCTTGGCCCCGAAGTAGCGGCGCACCTCCTCGGCGACCTGGTCCGCCAGCTTGGTGCGGCCGTCGTACATGGTCAGCACCACGGTGCTCACCTCGAGCTTCGGGTTGAGGTGGGCCTTGACCATCTCGATGTTGCGCATCAGCTGCGAGACGCCCTCGAGGGCGTAGTACTCGCACTGGATCGGGATCATGACTTCCGGTGCCGCGACGAGCGCGTTGATGGTCAGCAGGCCGAGCGACGGCGGGCAATCGATGAAGACGCAATCGAAGTCGAGGCTGTCGAGGTCGGCCAAAGCGGTACGCAACCGATTCTCGCGCGCAACCATGCTCACCAGTTCGATCTCGGCGCCCGCCAGGTCGATTGTCGCGGGGATGCAGAACAGCCGGTCGTTGTGCGGGCTCTGCCGCAGGGCATCGTGGACGGAGACCTCACCCAACAACACCTCGTACGACGACGGCGTCCCCGACTTCCGGTCGGTGATGCCCAGCGCCGTGCTCGCGTTGCCCTGGGGGTCGAGGTCGATGACGAGGGTCTTGAGGCCTTGGAGCGCGAGGGCGGCGGCGAGGTTGACCGCCGTGGTCGTCTTGCCCACGCCGCCCTTCTGGTTCGCGACGGTGAAGACGCGGCGGCGGGCCGGCCGGCGCAGCGGCGGATACGTCGTGTGCAGGACCCGCATCGCCCGTTCGGCGGCCGCGCCGATCGGGGTGTCGTATTCGGCGCTTGTTTCACGTGAAACATTCGGCTGTGCGGCCGGTGCGGCCGCCGGCTCGGCTGGGGGCGCCGGCGTAGGAGCCGCCTGCGGGGCGGCCTCGGCTGGCTGTGCCGTCACCGGCCTGTCTTCTGGAAAAGTCATCGCGTTCGGGCCTTCCCGGTCCGTGCCGACTTGCGGTGCGGCGGCTGCCCGCGTCGCGCTGAAACTACGGTTGCGGGGGGACGCAAATAGTTCGCGCCACATGTCACCACCCTGACATCAGCGGCGCCCGATGCTGCCATCACACGCCGGAATTGTTCAACTTCCTCGGACGCCCGCTCCCCCTTGATGGCCAGCATCCGACCGCCTGGGCGTAGCAACGGCATGCTCCACTTCGTCAGTTTGTCCAACGCCGCAACCGCTCGTGATACCGCCGCATCCCTCGACCCGAACCGGTCACGCACCCCCGGCTCTTCCGCGCGGCCGCGGACCACCTCGACGGCTAACCCTAGTTCGTCGACAACCTCGTTGAGAAATTCGCTGCGTCGCAGGAGCGGTTCGAGCAACACGACCTCGAGATCGGGCCGTGCGATCGCCAGCGGTATCCCGGGCAAGCCCGCCCCACTGCCGATGTCGATGACGCGCTCGCCCGCGCCGAGGAGTTCGGCGACCGCGGCGCTGTTCAATATGTGGCGGTCCCAGATCCGGTCGACTTCCCGCGGCCCCAGCAGCCCGCGCTCCACGCCCGCACCCGCAAGGAGCGTGGCGTACCGTTGCGCGATTCCGACGCGCTCGCCGAAGGCGTCGACCGCGGAATCCGGGGCGGCGCCGCTGCCCGGGTGCGAGCCCGCGCGTTCCCCCGCGGCTTCGGCCGGGCCGCCATGTTTCACGTGAAACATCCTCGAGTTGGCGCGTGCACTTTCAACCTTCGGCCACCCTCCGCACCAGACGAACTACACCGCTGTAACTCTGGGCGTCAGTCGTGCAGCACGACCACGCGGCGCGACGGTTCGACGCCCTCGCTCTCGCTGTGGACTCCGGGAACCGCCGCGACGGCGTCGTGCACGATCTTCCGTTCGAAAGGTGTCATCGGTGCCAGCTCTTCGCGCTCCCCCGACTCGAGCACCCGCCGCGCCACCTTGTCGCCCAGCGCCGCCAACTCTTCGCGCCGGCGCCGGCGCCAACTCGCGATGTCGAGCATCAACCGACTCCGCACGCCGGTCTTCTGGTGCACCGCCAACCGGGTGAGCTCCTGCAGCGCGTCGAGCACCTCGCCGCCGCGGCCGACCAACTTGTTCAAGTCGTCGCCGCCATCGATGCTCACCACGGCCCGGCTCCCCTCGACGTCCAGGTCGATGTCGCCGTCGAAGTCCAAGAGGTCCAACAACTCCTCG
Coding sequences within it:
- the sigM gene encoding RNA polymerase sigma factor SigM is translated as MGFGGDVKRDRSDAELLAAHVAGDRYAFSELFLRHQRHLHRLARLTTRTPEDAEDALQDAMLSAHRGAGAFRHDAAVGSWLHRIVVNACLDRLRRTKAHPTVPLEDVYPVADRTAQVETTMAVQRALMRLPLEQRAAVVAVDMQGYSVADTARLLGVAEGTIKSRCARGRGRLAELLGYLNAGAHATPEGATGQA
- the trxA gene encoding thioredoxin, with the protein product MTDAEKAGATIEVSDASFSTEVLSSNKPVLVDFWATWCGPCKMVAPVLEEIAGERSDHLTVAKLDVDANPETAQNFQVVSIPTMILFKDGQPVKRIVGAKGKAALLRELSDAVPGLS
- a CDS encoding N-acetylmuramoyl-L-alanine amidase, giving the protein MSSPRREYGDALRCGDRSAAVTEIRATLASLGMLDGSDDEDLTTGRHVALELFDAELDQAVRAFQQHRGLLVDGIVGEATYRALKEASYRLGARTLYHQFGAPLFGDDVATLQARLQDLGFYTGLVDGYFGLQTHNALMSYQREYGLSADGICGPETLRSLYFLSSRVTGGSPHALREEELVRRSGPKLSGKRIIIDPGRGGADHGLIVHGASGPVSEADVLWDLASRLEGRMTAIGMETFLSRPVNSSPSDAERAATANNVGADLMISLRCESQLSAAANGVASFHFGNSHGSVSTIGRNLADFIQREVVARTGLRDCRTHGRTWDLLRLTRMPTVQVDIGYITNPRDRAMLVSTQTRDAIAEGILAAVKRLYLLGKNDRPTGTFTFAELLAHELSVERTSQLGGS
- the trxB gene encoding thioredoxin-disulfide reductase, which codes for MTADTVHDVIIIGSGPAGYTAALYAARAQLAPVVFEGTSFGGALMTTTEVENYPGFRDGIMGPELMDQMREQALRFGADLRMEVVESVSLEGAVKSVTTSEGDTVRGRAVILAMGAAARYLGVPGEQELLGRGVSSCATCDGFFFKDQDIAVIGGGDSAMEEATFLTRFARSVTLVHRREEFRASRIMLERARANDKITFLTNKAVEAVEGAETVTGLRLRDTVSGAESTLAVSGVFVAIGHDPRSELVREVLDTDADGYVLVRGRTTSTSIEGVFAAGDLVDRTYRQAVTAAGSGCSAAIDAERWLADHEESSAAAQGDATEFPGSTDTLIGAPQ
- a CDS encoding ParA family protein codes for the protein MTFPEDRPVTAQPAEAAPQAAPTPAPPAEPAAAPAAQPNVSRETSAEYDTPIGAAAERAMRVLHTTYPPLRRPARRRVFTVANQKGGVGKTTTAVNLAAALALQGLKTLVIDLDPQGNASTALGITDRKSGTPSSYEVLLGEVSVHDALRQSPHNDRLFCIPATIDLAGAEIELVSMVARENRLRTALADLDSLDFDCVFIDCPPSLGLLTINALVAAPEVMIPIQCEYYALEGVSQLMRNIEMVKAHLNPKLEVSTVVLTMYDGRTKLADQVAEEVRRYFGAKVLRTVIPRSVKVSEAPGYSMTIIDYDPGSRGAMSYLDASRELAERD
- a CDS encoding Jag family protein, with amino-acid sequence MTDADTTERDVDTDLETQAAAEDTVQGDAEEGDDLEERLVAEGEIAGDYLEELLDLLDFDGDIDLDVEGSRAVVSIDGGDDLNKLVGRGGEVLDALQELTRLAVHQKTGVRSRLMLDIASWRRRRREELAALGDKVARRVLESGEREELAPMTPFERKIVHDAVAAVPGVHSESEGVEPSRRVVVLHD
- a CDS encoding ParB/RepB/Spo0J family partition protein; amino-acid sequence: MTQPLRKKGGLGRGLASLIPTGPAEGDSGPATLGPRMGDAAADVLIGGPPPQDASATASMGAVYREIAPADIERNPRQPRQVFDEEALAELVHSIREFGLLQPIVVRAVKDSASGARYQIVMGERRWRAAQEAGLATIPAIVRETGDDDLLRDALLENIHRVQLNPLEEAAAYQQLLDEFGVTHDELAARIGRSRPLITNMIRLLKLPIAVQRRVAAGVLSAGHARALLSLEAGPEAQEELATRIVAEGLSVRATEEAVTLANRSGATAPTPPRRKPIQMPGLQDVADRLSTAFDTRVTVSLGKRKGKIVVEFGSVDDLQRIIEVMSPPKA
- the rsmG gene encoding 16S rRNA (guanine(527)-N(7))-methyltransferase RsmG; protein product: MFHVKHGGPAEAAGERAGSHPGSGAAPDSAVDAFGERVGIAQRYATLLAGAGVERGLLGPREVDRIWDRHILNSAAVAELLGAGERVIDIGSGAGLPGIPLAIARPDLEVVLLEPLLRRSEFLNEVVDELGLAVEVVRGRAEEPGVRDRFGSRDAAVSRAVAALDKLTKWSMPLLRPGGRMLAIKGERASEEVEQFRRVMAASGAADVRVVTCGANYLRPPATVVSARRGQPPHRKSARTGKARTR